In the Salvia miltiorrhiza cultivar Shanhuang (shh) chromosome 8, IMPLAD_Smil_shh, whole genome shotgun sequence genome, ACGCATTGTAATTTCGTCGTCTTCGAAAGAAAAAAGGACAGAAAATATCCGAAATAAATCATACACAGCGCTTGAAAAGGAAATTACAGAAATTCATCAAATACGatcagaaataaaaaaaattcaaataaatgaaTGGATGGCGAATTGAAAGAATTAAATCTACCTGGCGAAGGATTAGCCCTAGCAGCTCAGCACCGTCATTGGACTCGGAATCATTACTGCTTTCATCAACAACGCGATGCATGAAAACGAAGATCATGATTCAAATTGAAGAAAGGGAAGAAGGAAAATGAGAATCACCGAATGTGAAATCTGGAAATAGTGAGAGGGGCGACACGACGGGGCTTGGGGCAAACCACCCGACACATTGCCATTGGATCTTCACAACAATCCATCTTCGACACCAAAATTGGGATGATTTCCCAAGAACAAGCTACCCTTGAACCAATTTTCGCAATAAGAATTTGGACGACGGAAGTTGGAACCATCACCTAATTTAATTCTTTGAAATTTAAACTCGGTTTATGCATTTAATACGTTTTGATTAAATCAATGGTTGTAGTTGAAAATTTAATCGTGTACATGTTGTCTAAGATTATTGTAGCATATTTATTTCTTCTAACTCAATTAATTGTCAGTACGTGCGCCTTTGTATGTGTGACTTACTAtaatctaaatataattaaatttaaaataattataattaaacaattatgtaaaaattttgaaggaaaaaaatgacatttacttattttttcaccaacaaacaaaaacaaaatcaaaaaatagaatatattgttcaatattagataaaataataagagaataaaaataacatctatataatatataaaaaggcagtttaacggctattttttcccaccaaattttaaaaatcagttttttttt is a window encoding:
- the LOC131001695 gene encoding uncharacterized protein LOC131001695, coding for MVPTSVVQILIAKIGSRVACSWEIIPILVSKMDCCEDPMAMCRVVCPKPRRVAPLTISRFHIRNDSESNDGAELLGLILRQEHNEAERRASLPFAFGSPPCRTQNPLVQDADFRSEQFTELGKKQAAATRLEGFSLPFHYHI